The following are encoded in a window of Prosthecodimorpha staleyi genomic DNA:
- a CDS encoding DUF2189 domain-containing protein: protein MSDVPGESEAGPIRRDPIVRRIALSDIFEALALGLRDFQAAPLYGLFFGAIYAFGGIGIVTAAFAFGIGWLPYPIAAGFALIGPFVAVGLYEVSRRREAGTALSFGSVLGVVYDQHRRELGWMAFVTLFVFLVWMYQVRMLLALFLGFKSFASLHEFLDVVLTTPEGLMFLAVGHAVGAVLSVVLFSLTVVAFPLLLDRDLDFITAMITSVRTVTTNPVPMLTWAAVVVALLALSILPGFLGLLLTLPVLGHTTWHLYRRLVAPPID, encoded by the coding sequence TACCCGGCGAAAGCGAGGCCGGACCGATCCGGCGCGACCCGATCGTGCGCAGGATCGCATTGTCCGACATTTTCGAAGCCCTCGCGCTCGGCCTGCGCGACTTCCAGGCGGCGCCGCTCTACGGGCTGTTCTTCGGGGCGATCTATGCCTTCGGCGGGATCGGCATCGTCACCGCGGCCTTCGCCTTCGGCATCGGCTGGCTGCCCTATCCGATCGCGGCCGGCTTCGCCCTGATCGGCCCCTTCGTGGCCGTCGGGCTCTACGAGGTCAGCCGGCGCCGCGAGGCGGGAACGGCCCTTTCGTTCGGGTCCGTGCTCGGCGTCGTCTACGACCAGCACCGGCGCGAGCTCGGCTGGATGGCCTTCGTCACGCTGTTCGTGTTCCTGGTCTGGATGTACCAGGTGCGCATGCTGCTGGCCTTGTTCCTGGGCTTCAAGTCCTTCGCATCGTTGCACGAATTCCTCGACGTGGTGCTGACCACGCCGGAGGGGCTGATGTTCCTCGCGGTCGGCCATGCCGTCGGCGCGGTGCTCTCCGTGGTGCTCTTCTCGCTCACCGTGGTGGCCTTTCCGCTCCTGCTCGACCGGGATCTCGACTTCATCACCGCGATGATCACGAGCGTCCGCACCGTCACCACCAATCCGGTGCCCATGCTGACCTGGGCGGCCGTGGTGGTCGCGCTGCTGGCCCTTTCGATCCTGCCGGGCTTTCTCGGTCTGCTGCTGACCCTGCCGGTGCTCGGGCATACGACCTGGCACCTCTACCGGCGCCTCGTCGCCCCGCCGATCGACTGA
- the gspM gene encoding type II secretion system protein GspM: MMAASGTGAGKSRQRLLAGGLFVALAAVAAGSLLWAWQVYEVQQAEISAKAELLDSLKRHTPQRLGQARPGDIDRRDPYLAGESETIAAANMQRRIRGLVETAGGQVFSSQLLMKSEGDTADRRIELQLVFEGRMEAVQAALFEIETGAPFGFVDELALAPARSEQVGDPAEAGRVLRTTLTVSAYWRKPS, from the coding sequence ATGATGGCGGCATCCGGGACCGGTGCGGGCAAATCGCGCCAGCGGCTGCTGGCCGGCGGCCTGTTCGTCGCCCTGGCGGCGGTGGCGGCGGGTTCGCTGCTCTGGGCCTGGCAAGTCTATGAGGTGCAGCAGGCCGAGATCTCCGCCAAGGCCGAACTGCTCGACAGTCTCAAGCGGCATACGCCGCAACGGCTCGGTCAGGCCCGGCCGGGCGACATCGACCGGCGCGATCCCTACCTGGCGGGCGAAAGCGAGACCATCGCGGCGGCCAACATGCAGCGGCGCATCCGCGGGCTGGTCGAGACCGCGGGCGGACAGGTCTTCTCGTCGCAGTTGCTGATGAAGTCGGAGGGCGACACGGCGGACCGGCGCATCGAGCTGCAACTTGTGTTCGAAGGCCGGATGGAGGCCGTCCAGGCGGCCCTGTTCGAGATCGAGACCGGTGCGCCGTTCGGCTTCGTCGACGAACTGGCCCTGGCGCCGGCGCGCAGCGAACAGGTCGGCGATCCGGCGGAGGCCGGCCGCGTTCTGCGCACCACGCTGACGGTCAGCGCCTACTGGCGGAAACCGTCATGA
- a CDS encoding PilN domain-containing protein has protein sequence MLKSIDRFARWWVDGLADLMVAAGRGRSAGRAVAIRPEAGTAGAWTVEDGTRHGRITVGADGLAFEPVDLPARLEGAAVAVDIPEAWLFRRALEPVAAQSAPYLDAFVRHHVERVTPWRVGDTYYGVETEPLAEDPSRLSVRLGVVPRPLVAGLVEGLRRLNPRRLDLSAAGDAGRFAITVAADADGGRVVPRRIAGTALAVLVIAAVAGVVAASWTQELTEQSAADLDRAIAERRDFLRTAMERTRPKSDPAEGLRAQRSATPPMVLLVDQLAAALPDQAHLTDLRIEKGLIRMSGVAEDVSALIPALEASPSFRSVAFYAPSTRLPSGSGDRFYIEMRIEPVRSAEAVR, from the coding sequence ATGCTGAAATCGATCGACCGTTTCGCCCGCTGGTGGGTCGACGGCCTGGCCGACCTCATGGTCGCTGCCGGCCGCGGTCGTTCGGCCGGCCGCGCCGTGGCGATCCGACCCGAAGCCGGAACGGCCGGCGCCTGGACGGTCGAGGACGGCACCCGCCACGGCCGCATCACGGTCGGTGCCGACGGCCTGGCCTTCGAGCCGGTCGATCTGCCGGCCCGGCTGGAGGGAGCCGCCGTCGCGGTCGACATACCCGAGGCGTGGCTGTTCCGCCGGGCGCTGGAGCCGGTTGCCGCACAGAGCGCGCCCTATCTCGATGCCTTCGTGCGCCATCACGTCGAGCGCGTGACACCCTGGCGGGTTGGGGACACCTACTACGGTGTGGAGACCGAGCCGCTCGCCGAGGATCCGAGCCGCCTGTCCGTGCGGCTCGGCGTGGTGCCGCGCCCGCTGGTCGCCGGTCTCGTCGAAGGACTGCGCCGGCTGAACCCGCGCCGGCTCGATCTGAGCGCCGCCGGGGACGCCGGCCGTTTCGCCATCACGGTGGCGGCGGATGCGGATGGCGGCCGGGTCGTGCCGCGCCGCATCGCCGGGACCGCGCTGGCCGTTCTGGTGATCGCGGCCGTCGCCGGCGTGGTCGCTGCCTCCTGGACACAGGAATTGACCGAGCAGAGCGCCGCCGATCTCGATCGGGCGATTGCCGAGCGGCGCGATTTCCTGCGCACGGCGATGGAGCGGACCCGGCCCAAGAGCGATCCGGCCGAAGGCCTGCGCGCCCAGCGTTCGGCGACGCCGCCGATGGTGCTGCTGGTCGACCAGCTTGCCGCGGCCCTGCCGGATCAGGCGCATCTGACCGATCTGCGGATCGAGAAGGGCCTGATCCGGATGTCGGGCGTCGCCGAGGATGTCTCGGCCCTGATCCCCGCCCTGGAGGCCTCGCCGAGCTTCCGGTCGGTCGCCTTCTATGCGCCGTCGACCCGGTTGCCCTCCGGCAGCGGCGACCGCTTCTATATCGAAATGCGCATCGAGCCGGTCCGATCGGCGGAGGCGGTGCGATGA
- a CDS encoding type II secretion system minor pseudopilin, whose protein sequence is MKGLLQTGRLAAALRAARASRGAVLLMVLIFGAAASSLAVTAMRSSSAGVRAATVYLDEVRAEELGRAAVDLIAARLASGEPGVRRAGAFAVPFADAVVEVAYIGETARIDLNAATPELLAALFQVAGASPTEARLYADRIVDWRDPDDAKRPSGAEAEDYARAGLPPPGNRNFVHLAELDQVLGLPAGMRQAIAGAVTVASGKAGVDPTIAGRLVVKALSGGEERRADTFIGRRGAGFERREDIVAAFPSSSRAFIDLDPGRAVRATIRVLVRGRFERRFEAVVGSEGGGIDVQVVSWQSYPGS, encoded by the coding sequence GTGAAGGGGTTGCTTCAGACGGGACGGTTGGCCGCGGCGCTCCGGGCCGCAAGGGCAAGCCGCGGGGCCGTGCTGTTGATGGTGCTGATCTTCGGGGCCGCCGCCTCCAGTCTCGCCGTCACCGCGATGCGTTCGTCGTCGGCCGGCGTTCGGGCCGCGACGGTCTATCTCGACGAGGTCCGGGCCGAGGAGCTCGGCCGGGCGGCGGTCGACCTGATCGCGGCCCGCCTGGCGTCCGGAGAGCCCGGCGTCCGTCGGGCCGGCGCCTTCGCGGTCCCGTTCGCGGATGCGGTCGTCGAGGTCGCCTATATCGGCGAGACCGCCCGGATCGACCTCAACGCCGCCACGCCGGAACTGCTTGCCGCCCTGTTCCAGGTCGCCGGCGCCAGCCCGACCGAGGCGCGCCTCTATGCCGACCGCATCGTCGACTGGCGCGATCCGGACGATGCCAAGCGGCCGTCCGGAGCCGAGGCGGAGGACTATGCCCGCGCCGGGCTGCCGCCGCCGGGCAACCGCAACTTCGTGCATCTCGCCGAACTGGATCAGGTGCTCGGCCTGCCTGCCGGTATGCGCCAGGCGATCGCCGGCGCCGTGACGGTCGCCTCCGGCAAGGCCGGCGTCGATCCGACGATCGCCGGCCGCCTGGTCGTCAAGGCGCTGTCGGGCGGCGAGGAGCGCCGCGCCGATACCTTCATCGGCCGCCGCGGCGCCGGCTTCGAGCGGCGCGAGGACATCGTCGCCGCCTTTCCGTCTTCGAGCCGCGCCTTCATCGATCTCGATCCGGGCCGGGCCGTGCGCGCGACGATCCGGGTCCTTGTGCGCGGGCGCTTCGAGCGGCGCTTCGAGGCGGTGGTCGGGTCGGAAGGAGGCGGAATAGACGTGCAGGTGGTTTCCTGGCAATCCTATCCGGGGTCGTGA
- a CDS encoding prepilin peptidase gives MALPDGTALEVGEAEPPLRLRATDALAAALGVLTLAVLLPPMEALFAGLFWLLVVVVVRSDLDRYLIPDPASLGIAATGLAQAWWIGGGTGAAWALAQGAGAGAAVLAVRIAYRWLRGQEGIGFGDVKLAAALGLWLDPFAQALALQLAAMAALGVVLAARALGGRGDPEAAGGMTLVPFGAFMAPAGFAVHVWSLAVPDGWGGWP, from the coding sequence ATGGCGTTGCCCGATGGGACCGCCCTGGAGGTCGGCGAGGCAGAACCGCCGCTGCGCCTGCGGGCCACCGACGCCTTGGCGGCGGCGCTGGGGGTGCTCACCCTGGCGGTGCTGCTGCCCCCCATGGAGGCGTTGTTCGCGGGCCTGTTCTGGCTGCTGGTCGTCGTCGTGGTGCGGTCCGATCTCGACCGCTATCTGATCCCGGATCCGGCGAGCCTCGGCATTGCGGCGACCGGGCTCGCCCAGGCCTGGTGGATCGGGGGCGGGACCGGCGCGGCATGGGCCCTGGCCCAGGGCGCCGGGGCCGGGGCGGCGGTGCTTGCGGTGAGAATCGCCTATCGCTGGCTGCGCGGCCAGGAAGGCATCGGCTTCGGCGATGTGAAGCTCGCCGCGGCGCTCGGCCTGTGGCTCGATCCGTTCGCCCAGGCTCTGGCACTGCAACTGGCCGCCATGGCGGCGCTCGGCGTGGTGCTGGCCGCCCGTGCCCTCGGCGGAAGAGGCGATCCGGAGGCCGCGGGCGGGATGACCCTGGTCCCGTTCGGCGCCTTTATGGCACCGGCCGGTTTCGCCGTCCATGTCTGGTCCCTGGCGGTTCCGGACGGCTGGGGGGGCTGGCCGTGA